tttagcgCTTTTAcggtattttattttgaatgaccCCATTTTGCTTTAATTCAAAGATTGCTatacttaaaaagtataaaaatcgaaatgtatataaaaactttaacgtTAACATTATGTTGTaggtttttaaaacatttgaataaagctaataaactgtaaaatttaaagttttatgtttgatattttaattttaatttaaaaaacaaaagttttcttTGGCTATTGAATTTAAGGACCGGAGAACACACTTTGAGTGTTAATGAAGGATCGGAAGAAGATATTCCAgcattaaaaatcataaaacatagAGGTTATAATCCACAAACACTTGACAATGACATAGCACTTACAAAATTATCACGACCTTGTAGACTAAGTAGTTACGTCACCACTGCATGTCTACCAGCTACAGAAGCAGCACCGGGGTCCACATGCTTTATAACAGGTATACCATTTAACTTTTGTCacgttttattttatgcattatagtttttattaaactttacaaatattgCTTAGCCTAAggtatataagaaaaatatttatatgaagtTTAAAGTATATAAGCAAAATGTGCAAGTACGTACACACGCAATACGTTTTAAGTTTGATTCACAGGTTATCcgtttggatattttttttagtttattcaataaaatagaAATTCTTTAAGTCCTTTAACTACCTCCAGTGTGATTAGAACTGAACTATTTTGAGGCTTTTAATAGAAAACTCTttattttgtggtttaaaaacttttgcatttaggcatttttcttttttagtgttAATCAGCGGTGTTTGACCACCTAGGTTTTTGCTCTTGAAgcgatttttctttttaataggAATCTGGTTTACCGATAATTGATTGATCTAcaatagctttttaaaaattcttttttttttaataaacatatttacatatatttgcTATTCGTATTATAAGAAAATGAGGTTAATGAGCTATCGACCTATCAAAAGCGTTTGAAACAAccgtatcaaacgctttagataGGTCGATAGCTAATCTTAGAGTAAAACTAGTaatttgatttactttttaattaatgcgTGTtcagttaaatgcttttttttgaaaaccaaacttTTTTGTGTAAAGTATATTACTTTTATCAAAATGGTTATAGATTCTACTTTAAATTACACGTtcaagtatttttgaaaatacagaaagtactgATGCAGGTTGATAATTAGAGATTTCTTattgatcattatttttgtaaattgggCACACTTTTGCCAACTTTAAGtcgtttttttaattgataaaattaataactttgtttGCAACTGAACCGATGAAATTAAGTATACATATTCTAGTTGACAGTTATTTTATTCTGAAATAAACAAGTCGtcagttataaaatattataataagtaAATCGGCagttatttaatacaaatataagtCTCGTTTATATAGCACCGAGAAATATTCTATAGacaaagataattttgtttCCCTTTCACTTCCATTAGAAATCAGTTAAACGACTGCACTTTAAATATCATGATCAATTTAAAGGTCTAAAAATAAAGACACAATTTGTCACAATTTTACAAATGAGgccttgtttttttgttgctttggtCTTTAGTACTTTACTTACAAACTATAAGACCGAGTCACAGGTAGTGAAAAGGTAACTAAAAGTATATCAACTCAAACTTTAactacaaaaatatgttttaggaTGGGGTAAAACAAGTCATCCTGGAAGTATGACAAACATTCTCCAGcaagcaaaaataaatgttgttgaTCATCAAACGTGTGAAAATTTGAACAGAAGAACAATACCAGTTTCTATAACGAAAGGAATGCTTTGCGCTGGTGACGGTGGAGCAACTCAAATTTCTGGTTGCCATGGTGATAGAGGTGGTCCTTTAGTTTGCAACATTGGCGGAAAATGGCAAGTGTATGGAGCTGTTAGTCATGGATCTGGAGATTGCCGATCAGACAAAACATACTCTGTTTTCGcaaatgttgtttattttaggTCGTGGATAGATAATGCATtgttacaataatttaaaaaaaaaaattacaaaagttaagCATTGCAGTTTTTTTCAACGATCTAGTTGTTAATTTCACTTGAGTTATAGTAACaagcttataataaaaattgaaattaaaaaaagcagcaTTAAAGCACTTAAAAAGGAACCTGCAAAACACACTAAAATACCATTTATTTGAATGTTGTGTATGCCGTGGTGTTTATAAAAACGAATTTTAATGGCATAgctagtttttttgtttttatattttgccgAGTCGGTATGAATATTTAAGTTGCAAAACATGCTCGTGAGATGCTATTTTATAGTtgcagtttaaaataaaatataactatattcgtattttttgacattaaaatttaattccacATGCAATGTTTGGCAAGATATTTTCAAGTAAACAATACATTACACTgaattttaaccaaaaataaataaaagcataaaattaacACTTTTCCAAACTtccttttatttacaaatataaaaaaataaactaaacgatgaaatataaaattaattttgttaaaattaaactataatatataggGCCATTCCATGCCAAATGGTCCAACTTCAGAAATCAGCTCTATTCGACTTTTAtagattttgatgaaattttctcagcatttttgttaaatatgatttataaaGATTGCAGAAATTTTAGAttacaatattaaatgtttcaaacttatgttttattttttagataatgttGTAGGACATTTTGTAAGACACATCCAAACTTTGCTGTGACTCAGTAGCTATTAAACGAATTATTAGGCTATTACATTTTTGCAATGATACattaaaatatctcaaaaacttgGTTTTTGATTAGCCGAAAGTGaatattacaaaaagtttatttaaagttttgactTAAGCCAAATTTTTGACCTATGTTTCACCGACTTACTAAAATTAGGCTAAAATTAGTCATCAGGTATTTTTATCGTTATTTTATTGAGCCGTATCTTCAGAAGAAAAACattattggtatttttatttttctgaagcTTCTACATACTAACAAAATGATATGGAGAAAAATTCAGCTCATTTGAAAACATGTCGagttaacataaaataaatatgacgCCGAAAATGAAACAgcctaaaatgataaaaactttatttgagcatttttttaaatttttttctgattggATAATtagaaagaaattattttacattcaAGAAACTGCGAAAAACATTTTGAAGTGACTTgtattatggaaaaaaaaaaaaaagaaaaactgattCAAATGAGTAAAGTTAGGTCTTCAAGGTCATTGGTATTCTGCAATGGATGTTGAGGTcagtaaattaactttttttttttttttttttgcggtgTAGAgctaattttaataagtaaatttttattctataaaaaagtcTCTCTAAActaaattcaaaagttttatatatatttttatctatatttttgtaTGCACAATGAAATGAGAACaagatttatttgtttacatccTGACATGtctgtttaaaagttaaagtttgatTGCTTGTTTTATTGGAGAATTTGATGGAAGCCaatgtcatttaaaaactaACTACTAAAATAAAGGTTTAATTAACTTTTGCTCAGAACTTTTAAATGAGAAGTAGAGTTAGATTTCATTACAaacttgtaatttatttaaaagtttaatttaatttgattccACCTCAAATCGTTGTTGTTGGTTAAATACACGCATTTACAGCGCCACTGGAACAGTGGCGCTGTAAATGCGTATtaaaccaacaacaacaacaaatataatCGTTGCTAACTTAATAGTTTGCGAAGTATTAATCCAGAGAATGCAGATTGCttgtaaaaattgattaaaaaaaagccattttCCCAAGTCAAATATTGTGCCCAAGTTGCTACAATGATTATAACTACAAATTCTACATATGAATAAGGTAAAAGTGTTAACCATATTGGTGAGATAGATATAATATGTTCAACTCACACTTTAAATGCTAGCCTTTCTGAAATTAGAATTTTACCTTTAGGAATGAAACGTATTAGTGACAGAGATCATGCTGGTTATATAAAGggagaaatttaaaaagtgcAATCAACTGTTGCTGAAAAAATTGCTTCTGTCAGCGGTTTATCACCAAGTAAGGTTCTGACACTTATTAGAATCAGTGTGCATTGTGGGAATCGTATTGAATTGTATTGAATTGTATTGCATTGCTGAGTCAGAGTTTTATTGATTATTGctgataattaattttcaaatttattattaaaactaaaagaaaaatcgTCAACACACAATTTTCACTCTTATACCGAACAGTTGGTCAAGAATAATTGGTGaatttagagtaaaaaaaaaattatctgttttTATTGGTGCTAAAAATGTTCATATGCAGAAAACTactattagttaatttaatttaatttagtttatatataagaaagaaaaTGGAATAGAAGTTGGATTTTCTAAATTCGGTGAGTTTATTGTAATCAGCAGTCTACTATTGGAGAAAGGTTCTTTATACAAGAAGacttcaaaaagataaaaaaggcGGATATAAAGCAAAGTTGATGTTAAACATGatagaaataaataagtttGACAAGCTAAACTCGTTGCGACAAAGGTTATGACAATGCCACTAACATAGCAAGTATCTAAAAAggagttaattttt
The nucleotide sequence above comes from Hydra vulgaris chromosome 09, alternate assembly HydraT2T_AEP. Encoded proteins:
- the LOC136084476 gene encoding trypsin-like codes for the protein MSQYCEKTCNYCSIPGVLPADCGNPSIQSSRVIAGITPTKRSWPRQVLLWQEGKAFCGGTLIHREWVLTAAHCIHGIEFDASKVYTRTGEHTLSVNEGSEEDIPALKIIKHRGYNPQTLDNDIALTKLSRPCRLSSYVTTACLPATEAAPGSTCFITGWGKTSHPGSMTNILQQAKINVVDHQTCENLNRRTIPVSITKGMLCAGDGGATQISGCHGDRGGPLVCNIGGKWQVYGAVSHGSGDCRSDKTYSVFANVVYFRSWIDNALLQ